The Juglans regia cultivar Chandler chromosome 2, Walnut 2.0, whole genome shotgun sequence genome includes a window with the following:
- the LOC108985535 gene encoding oligopeptide transporter 1-like, whose translation MSGHSETGSPRAKSPAEHEPNFDITKAGDEEFDDSPIEQVRLTVPPTDDPTQPTLTFRTWVLGITSCALLAFVNQFFGYRQNQLYISSVSAQILVLPIGKLMAAWLPSKPIPIPFTKWSFSLNPGPFNLKEHVLITIFAGSGAGGVYAVNILSSVKAFYHRDIHPAAAFLLVQTTQMLGYGWAGLFRKYLVDSPYMWWPANLVQVSLFRALHEKEKRPKGGLTRLQFFFLVFVAGFAYYLIPSYLFPSISALSFVCWIWKDSITAQQIGGGIHGLGVGSIGLDWSTVAGFLGSPLAYPGFAIVNTLVGFILVVYIINPIAYWSNAYDAKKFPIFSSHTFDHTGQPYNLSRVLNSKTFDIDYEGYNSYSKLYLSVFFAFTYGLSFATLTATISHVVLFHGSEIWRLWKRTAVAAKDNLSDVHTRLMKKNYEQVPQWWFHVILISMVALSLYTCEGFHKQVQLPWWGLLLACGIALFFTLPIGIIQATTNQQPGLNVITELVIGYIYPGKPLANVAFKTYGYISMAQALTFLNDFKLGHYMKIPPKSMFIVQLVGTLVASSVYFSTAWWLLTTIEHICDVSMLPEGSPWTCPGDEVFYNASIIWGIIGPLRMFGSEGVYPGMNWFFIIGLLSPIPGWLLSRKYPNQKWLRLINMPILLGATSGMPPTRAVNYWAWGAVGIFFNFYVYRKFKGWWARHNYILSAALDAGVAFMGVIIFFALQSKDVNGPQWWGLDSDDHCPLASCPTAPGVAIEGCPVL comes from the exons ATGTCTGGTCACTCTGAAACCGGAAGCCCTCGAGCCAAGTCGCCTGCCGAGCATGAACCCAATTTCGATATAACCA AAGCAGGGGATGAGGAATTCGATGATAGCCCAATTGAGCAAGTGAGGCTGACGGTTCCACCCACCGATGACCCAACACAACCGACCTTGACATTTCGAACATGGGTTCTTGGGATAACGTCTTGTGCCCTCCTCGCTTTTGTCAACCAATTCTTCGGGTACCGCCAAAATCAGCTCTACATATCCTCAGTCTCAGCACAAATTCTTGTGCTCCCCATAGGGAAGCTAATGGCTGCATGGCTTCCATCAAAGCCAATACCAATCCCCTTCACAAAGTGGTCCTTCTCATTGAACCCGGGGCCATTCAATCTGAAAGAACACGTTTTGATCACCATCTTTGCCGGTTCTGGAGCCGGTGGAGTGTATGcagttaatattttatctagTGTCAAGGCTTTCTACCACAGGGATATCCATCCAGCTGCAGCCTTTTTGTTGGTACAAACTACTCAG atgCTTGGGTATGGATGGGCTGGACTGTTTAGAAAGTACCTTGTTGACTCGCCTTATATGTGGTGGCCCGCAAACCTGGTCCAGGTCTCACTATTCAG GGCATTGCacgaaaaggaaaagagacccAAGGGAGGACTAACAAGACTACAATTCTTCTTCCTGGTATTTGTAGCGGGCTTTGCTTACTACCTCATCCCGAGCTATCTTTTCCCTTCAATATCAGCTCTCTCCTTCGTTTGTTGGATCTGGAAGGACTCCATCACTGCCCAACAGATTGGTGGAGGCATCCATGGCCTTGGAGTAGGCTCAATTGGTCTTGACTGGTCTACTGTAGCTGGCTTCTTGGGCAGCCCTTTAGCCTATCCGGGGTTTGCCATCGTCAATACTTTAGTGGGATTTATCTTGGTTGTCTACATCATTAACCCGATTGCTTATTGGAGCAATGCATATGATGCTAAAAAGTTTCCAATATTTTCCTCCCACACTTTCGATCATACTGGTCAACCTTACAACTTATCCAGAGTTCTGAATTCCAAGACTTTCGATATTGATTACGAGGGTTATAATAGTTACAGCAAACTTTATCTAAGTGTCTTTTTTGCCTTTACCTACGGGTTGAGCTTTGCTACTCTAACAGCTACTATTTCACACGTTGTCCTCTTCCATGGAAG CGAAATTTGGCGACTGTGGAAAAGGACAGCAGTTGCAGCAAAAGATAATTTATCGGACGTGCATACAAGGCTGATGAAGAAGAATTATGAACAAGTCCCTCAATGGTGGTTTCATGTCATCTTAATTTCAATGGTGGCTCTTTCCTTATATACTTGTGAAGGTTTTCACAAACAGGTCCAACTCCCGTGGTGGGGACTCTTACTCGCTTGCGGGATTGCGTTATTTTTCACCTTACCCATTGGAATAATTCAAGCAACAACAAACCAG CAACCAGGGCTAAACGTGATTACAGAGTTGGTCATTGGGTATATATATCCAGGAAAGCCTCTTGCTAATGTGGCTTTCAAGACTTATGGCTATATTAGCATGGCACAAGCACTCACTTTTCTTAATGACTTCAAATTGGGTCACTATATGAAGATCCCTCCAAAATCCATGTTCATTGTACAG TTAGTAGGAACGTTGGTTGCTTCAAGTGTCTACTTCAGCACCGCATGGTGGCTTCTTACAACAATTGAGCACATCTGTGACGTATCAATGTTGCCAGAGGGGAGTCCATGGACATGCCCTGGAGATGAGGTTTTCTACAATGCTTCCATTATATGGGGAATCATAGGCCCTCTCAGAATGTTTGGAAGTGAGGGTGTTTACCCGGGGATGAACTGGTTCTTCATTATCGGCTTGCTGTCTCCTATTCCAGGCTGGCTGCTCTCCCGCAAATACCCCAACCAAAAGTGGCTTAGGCTAATAAACATGCCTATCCTGCTTGGAGCTACATCTGGAATGCCACCAACAAGAGCAGTGAACTATTGGGCTTGGGGAGCAGTTGGAATTTTCTTCAACTTCTATGTCTACAGAAAGTTCAAAGGATGGTGGGCAAGGCATAACTACATCTTATCTGCTGCTTTGGATGCTGGGGTTGCCTTTATGGGAGTTATCATTTTCTTCGCCCTTCAATCCAAGGATGTCAATGGTCCACAATGGTGGGGTCTGGACAGCGATGACCACTGTCCATTGGCTTCGTGCCCCACAGCACCTGGGGTTGCGATTGAGGGCTGCCCTGTTCTTTGA
- the LOC108985544 gene encoding ER membrane protein complex subunit 8/9 homolog: protein MGGESRFDISQNAYVKLVLHALKHKSSPVNGVLLGRVSPQKDVVEITDSVPLFHSHIGLLPQLEISLILIEEHYATKGVNIVGYFHANERFDDYELGSMAKNIGDHIYRYFPQAAVLLLDNKKLEALPKGKDRSPVMQIYTRDASRIWKLAGSEGSSQLTIKEPSANVVLLDYISTEKWKDIVDFDDHLDDISKDWLNPELFK, encoded by the exons ATGGGTGGCGAGTCACGTTTCGACATCTCACAGAACGCGTACGTAAAGCTTGTCCTTCATGCCCTCAAGCACAAATCCTCCCCCGTCAACGGGGTCCTCCTCGGCCGCGTTTCCCCTCAAAAAGATGTCGTCGAGATCACCGATTCCGTTCCTCTCTTCCACTCCCACATCGGCCTCCTCCCCCAGCTCGAGATCTCCCTCATCCTC ATAGAGGAGCATTATGCCACAAAAGGTGTAAATATTGTGGGCTATTTTCATGCAAACGAGAGGTTTGATGATTATGAACTTGGCAGCATGGCCAAGAATATTGGCGATCACATCTACCGGTACTTTCCACAAGCTGCCGTTCTTTTG TTGGATAACAAAAAGCTTGAGGCTTTACCCAAGGGTAAGGACCGGAGCCCAGTAATGCAG ATTTACACGAGGGATGCATCAAGGATTTGGAAGTTAGCTGGATCCGAGGGAAGCAGCCAGTTAACCATTAAGGAGCCATCAGCAAATGTAGTCCTGCTGGATTATATTTCAACTGAAAAATGGAAGGATATTGTAGATTTTGATGACCACCTTGATGACATCAGCAA GGACTGGCTGAATCCTGAACTCTTCAAGTAA
- the LOC108985554 gene encoding coiled-coil domain-containing protein 22 isoform X2, translated as MCCLRQFLYPSEEDLYKLIRFLVERLSEISEDRRTADVKDAKGRGRIKDDDQKSTSEDRQKKDNNGGVDLSCKKGRVKLEDLRLNIEVSEWLNTKIGDASLSRLHEADLIRRKMDEVAVDDVYFSRTGDFSKDKLTTVLSGKESSEEVVDAGRDTAGNEETAAWRDDKDVLVFEQKGSSFREQSSKIIYETGKTKNKEKSFLEERTTNNTGLRRLEEELELLRAAAEMAFDAEHPLDFYLGQLDEKIDAKKCNLAELESAWEALRESLEEKKRSLEESLYANNPEAQEKLQKLREVELEKQCVLSEIRQREEEHSQLCAELERQPKTACRNSYIQRIKEITKNSRKQDADIDRILKETRELQLESNSTQERLHRTYAVVDEMVFREAKKDPVGRQAYRLLTSFHEAFEQIYEKILATDRVQREVAEHEMKLAAMASRSLNVEKLQADLDAIRKENVYLQQCLRDN; from the exons ATGTGTTGCTTACGGCAGTTCCTGTATCCGTCTGAAGAGGACTTGTATAAGTTGATCAGATTCCTGGTGGAGAGACTTTCTGAGATATCTGAAGATAGAAGAACTGCTGATGTGAAGGATGCTAAGGGTAGAGGGAGAATAAAAGATGATGATCAAAAAAGCACTTCCGAGGACCGGCAAAAGAAGGATAATAATGGAGGGGTAGATCTTAGTTGTAAGAAAGGCAGAGTCAAATTGGAAGATCTAAGACTGAATATTGAAGTGTCGGAGTGGTTGAATACCAAGATTGGAGATGCCTCTCTTAGCAGGCTCCATGAGGCTGATCTCATTCGAAGAAAAATGGATGAAGTGGCTGTTGATGATGTATATTTCTCCCGGACTGGAGATTTCAGCAAGGACAAACTGACTACTGTATTGAGTGGGAAGGAATCTTCTGAAGAAGTGGTGGATGCTGGAAGAGATACAGCAGGAAATGAAGAAACTGCAGCTTGGAGAGATGATAAGGATGTTCTAGTGTTTGAACAGAAAGGATCTTCTTTTAGAGAGCAATCTTCCAAG atAATATATGAgactggaaaaacaaaaaataaagaaaaatcttttttGGAGGAGAGAACAACAAATAACACTGGACTACGGCGACTTGAGGAAGAATTGGAACTGTTAAGGGCAGCAGCAGAGATGGCTTTTGATGCGGAGCATCCCCTTGACTTCTACCTTGGGCAGCTCGATGAGAAAATTGATGCCAAAAAGTGTAATCTTGCTGAATTGGAATCGGCATG GGAAGCTCTTAGAGAGTCTctggaagagaagaagagaagtcTTGAGGAGTCTTTATATGCCAACAACCCAGAAGCTCAAGAAAAGCTCCAAAAGTTGAGAGAAGTTGAGTTGGAAAAGCAGTGTGTCTTGTCTGAAATTAGACAGAG GGAGGAGGAACATTCTCAACTTTGTGCAGAACTTGAGAGACAGCCCAAAACGGCATGTAGGAATTCCTACATTCAGCGGATAAAGGAGATAACAAAGAATAGTCGGAAACAAGATGCTGATATAGATCGGATCTTAAAAGAGACCAGGGAGCTTCAATTGGAAAGTAACTCTACCCAAGAACGTCTTCATCGAACTTATGCTGTCGTAGACGAAATGGTATTCAG GGAAGCGAAGAAAGACCCAGTAGGAAGACAGGCATATAGACTTCTCACTAGCTTCCACGAGGCATTCGAACAGATATATGAGAAAATCCTGGCCACTGATAGAGTACAAAGAGAAGTGGCTGAACATGAAATGAAGCTAGCGGCTATGGCATCCCGTAGCTTAAATGTTGAGAAGCTACAAGCTGATCTGGATGCCATAAGGAAGGAAAATGTGTACCTACAGCAATGCCTCCGGGATAATTAA
- the LOC108985554 gene encoding coiled-coil domain-containing protein 22 isoform X1, protein MDESQEILMNSLENSGISIPPSVSSLRDLNPNILVSICAQCLNLLDHTASFPTSLPDGSMATQVKICSDIASGIKSLGYIGDMSFHKFLYPSEEDLYKLIRFLVERLSEISEDRRTADVKDAKGRGRIKDDDQKSTSEDRQKKDNNGGVDLSCKKGRVKLEDLRLNIEVSEWLNTKIGDASLSRLHEADLIRRKMDEVAVDDVYFSRTGDFSKDKLTTVLSGKESSEEVVDAGRDTAGNEETAAWRDDKDVLVFEQKGSSFREQSSKIIYETGKTKNKEKSFLEERTTNNTGLRRLEEELELLRAAAEMAFDAEHPLDFYLGQLDEKIDAKKCNLAELESAWEALRESLEEKKRSLEESLYANNPEAQEKLQKLREVELEKQCVLSEIRQREEEHSQLCAELERQPKTACRNSYIQRIKEITKNSRKQDADIDRILKETRELQLESNSTQERLHRTYAVVDEMVFREAKKDPVGRQAYRLLTSFHEAFEQIYEKILATDRVQREVAEHEMKLAAMASRSLNVEKLQADLDAIRKENVYLQQCLRDN, encoded by the exons ATGGACGAGTCGCAGGAGATACTCATGAACTCGCTGGAGAACTCCGGTATTTCGATCCCACCAAGCGTTTCTTCGCTCCGAGACCTCAACCCCAACATCTTGGTCTCCATCTGCGCCCAGTGCCTTAACCTTCTCGACCACACGGCATCCTTTCCCACCTCTCTTCCCGATGGATCCATGGCCACCCAGGTCAAGATCTGTTCGGACATCGCATCAGGGATTAAGAGTTTGGGTTACATCGGAGACATGAGTTTCCACAAG TTCCTGTATCCGTCTGAAGAGGACTTGTATAAGTTGATCAGATTCCTGGTGGAGAGACTTTCTGAGATATCTGAAGATAGAAGAACTGCTGATGTGAAGGATGCTAAGGGTAGAGGGAGAATAAAAGATGATGATCAAAAAAGCACTTCCGAGGACCGGCAAAAGAAGGATAATAATGGAGGGGTAGATCTTAGTTGTAAGAAAGGCAGAGTCAAATTGGAAGATCTAAGACTGAATATTGAAGTGTCGGAGTGGTTGAATACCAAGATTGGAGATGCCTCTCTTAGCAGGCTCCATGAGGCTGATCTCATTCGAAGAAAAATGGATGAAGTGGCTGTTGATGATGTATATTTCTCCCGGACTGGAGATTTCAGCAAGGACAAACTGACTACTGTATTGAGTGGGAAGGAATCTTCTGAAGAAGTGGTGGATGCTGGAAGAGATACAGCAGGAAATGAAGAAACTGCAGCTTGGAGAGATGATAAGGATGTTCTAGTGTTTGAACAGAAAGGATCTTCTTTTAGAGAGCAATCTTCCAAG atAATATATGAgactggaaaaacaaaaaataaagaaaaatcttttttGGAGGAGAGAACAACAAATAACACTGGACTACGGCGACTTGAGGAAGAATTGGAACTGTTAAGGGCAGCAGCAGAGATGGCTTTTGATGCGGAGCATCCCCTTGACTTCTACCTTGGGCAGCTCGATGAGAAAATTGATGCCAAAAAGTGTAATCTTGCTGAATTGGAATCGGCATG GGAAGCTCTTAGAGAGTCTctggaagagaagaagagaagtcTTGAGGAGTCTTTATATGCCAACAACCCAGAAGCTCAAGAAAAGCTCCAAAAGTTGAGAGAAGTTGAGTTGGAAAAGCAGTGTGTCTTGTCTGAAATTAGACAGAG GGAGGAGGAACATTCTCAACTTTGTGCAGAACTTGAGAGACAGCCCAAAACGGCATGTAGGAATTCCTACATTCAGCGGATAAAGGAGATAACAAAGAATAGTCGGAAACAAGATGCTGATATAGATCGGATCTTAAAAGAGACCAGGGAGCTTCAATTGGAAAGTAACTCTACCCAAGAACGTCTTCATCGAACTTATGCTGTCGTAGACGAAATGGTATTCAG GGAAGCGAAGAAAGACCCAGTAGGAAGACAGGCATATAGACTTCTCACTAGCTTCCACGAGGCATTCGAACAGATATATGAGAAAATCCTGGCCACTGATAGAGTACAAAGAGAAGTGGCTGAACATGAAATGAAGCTAGCGGCTATGGCATCCCGTAGCTTAAATGTTGAGAAGCTACAAGCTGATCTGGATGCCATAAGGAAGGAAAATGTGTACCTACAGCAATGCCTCCGGGATAATTAA
- the LOC108985571 gene encoding ABC transporter G family member 26 isoform X2 has protein sequence MEIKRDDEIEVMSLSAPTMGTMQIAGSTGFGHNIEFMSQAYLRNRYSEIDLEDESSNTNKDHPLPIFLKFEDVEYKVRSSQASSNNPVKSVVSKVATQLNMEQDNCKQILKGITGSIGPGEILALMGPSGSGKTTLLKVIGGRLLDNVEGKITYNDIPYNAVVKRRIGFVTQDDVLFPQLTVEETLVFAAFLRLPSNMSQQQKYARVEMIVKELGLERCRHTRIGGGFVKGISGGERKRTSIGHEILVDPSLLLLDEPTSGLDSTSANRLLIILQGLAKAGRTIITTIHQPSSRMFHMFDKILLISEGYPVYYGKARESMEYFSSLRFIPEIPMNPAEFLLDLAAGQVSDINVPGDFLETRGSPDSEKAIIEFLQLKYKTQLEPKEKEENHKTTKTSEHLQLAIQVKRDWTMTWWEQFMVLSKRTFRERCKDYFDKLRLVQAVGVAVLLGLLWWKSKIDTEAHLRDQVGLLFYICIFWTSSSIFGAVYVFPFEKIYLVKERKADMYRLSVYYVCSTLCDMVAHVLYPTFFMLILYFMAGFKRTVPCFFLTLFAILLVAITSQGAGELFGAAVLSIKRSGMVASLLLMLFLLTGGYYVQTSLESAIFWRRII, from the exons ATGGAAATTAAGAGAGATGATGAAATTGAGGTTATGTCATTGTCCGCCCCAACAATGGGAACTATGCAGATTGCTGGGAGTACTGGTTTTGGTCACAACATTGAGTTCATGTCTCAAGCCTACCTTAGAAATAGGTACTCAGAGATTGATTTAGAAGATGAGAGTTCTAATACCAACAAAGATCACCCTCTTCCAATATTTCTCAAG TTTGAAGATGTGGAGTATAAGGTGAGAAGTAGCCAAGCTTCCTCCAACAACCCGGTGAAGTCAGTTGTTTCCAAGGTAGCTACACAACTTAACATGGAGCAAGACAATTGCAAGCAGATATTGAAGGGTATAACTGGAAGCATCGGCCCTGGAGAAATCCTTGCTCTGATGGGTCCTTCTGGTAGTGGGAAAACAACCTTGTTAAAAGTGATAGGAGGAAGACTACTTGACAACGTTGAAGGAAAGATTACTTATAATGACATCCCATATAATGCAGTTGTTAAGAGGAG GATAGGATTTGTGACACAAGATGACGTGCTCTTCCCACAATTAACAGTGGAAGAAACCTTAGTTTTTGCTGCATTTTTAAGGCTTCCAAGCAATATGAgccaacaacaaaaatatgcaagAGTGGAGATGATTGTGAAGGAGCTAGGCCTTGAAAG ATGTCGTCACACAAGAATAGGAGGAGGATTTGTAAAAGGAATATCtggaggagaaagaaaaagaaccagCATTGGTCATGAAATTCTTGTTGATCCTTCGTTATTGTTGCTTGATGAACCTACTTCAGGTCTTGATTCTACCTCGGCCAATAGACTCCTTATAATTCTTCAAGGACTTGCTAAG GCAGGAAGGACAATAATCACAACCATCCATCAGCCATCAAGCAGAATGTTTCACATGTTTGACAAAATTCTGCTAATATCAGAAGGCTACCCTGTGTACTATGGGAAGGCTAGAGAGTCTATGGAGTATTTCTCATCGTTAAGGTTCATCCCAGAAATACCCATGAATCCTGCAGAGTTCTTGCTTGATTTAGCAGCTGGTCAAGTGAGTGACATAAATGTACCTGGAGATTTTTTGGAAACTCGAGGATCTCCTGACTCAGAGAAGGCCATCATCGAA TTTCtacaactcaaatacaaaactcaGCTGGAGcccaaggaaaaagaagaaaatcataaaacaacAAAGACATCAGAGCATCTTCAGTTAGCCATTCAAGTAAAGAGGGACTGGACAATGACTTGGTGGGAGCAATTCATGGTACTGTCAAAGAGAACATTTAGAGAAAGGTGCAAGGATTATTTTGATAAGCTAAGACTTGTTCAAGCAGTAGGAGTTGCAGTCTTGTTGGGCCTTCTTTGGTGGAAATCCAAGATTGACACCGAGGCTCATCTCAGAGATCAG GTCGGTTTGTTGTTCTACATTTGTATATTTTGgacatcatcatcaatttttggAGCAGTATACGTGTTCCcgtttgaaaaaatatatttggtgAAGGAAAGGAAAGCAGACATGTATAGATTAAGCGTATACTATGTGTGCAGCACCCTTTGTGACATGGTGGCACATGTTCTCTATCCTACGTTTTTCATGCTCATTTTGTATTTCATGGCTGGCTTCAAGAGAACTGTCCCTTGCTTCTTCCTGACATTATTTGCCATACTTTTGGTAGCAATAACAAGCCAG GGGGCAGGAGAGCTATTTGGAGCTGCAGTTTTGAGTATCAAAAGGTCTGGCATGGTTGCTTCTTTGCTATTAATGTTGTTTCTTCTCACTGGAGGTTACTATGTCCAG ACTTCTCTTGAAAGTGCAATATTCTGGAGACGAATTATATGA
- the LOC108985571 gene encoding ABC transporter G family member 26 isoform X1 has product MEIKRDDEIEVMSLSAPTMGTMQIAGSTGFGHNIEFMSQAYLRNRYSEIDLEDESSNTNKDHPLPIFLKFEDVEYKVRSSQASSNNPVKSVVSKVATQLNMEQDNCKQILKGITGSIGPGEILALMGPSGSGKTTLLKVIGGRLLDNVEGKITYNDIPYNAVVKRRIGFVTQDDVLFPQLTVEETLVFAAFLRLPSNMSQQQKYARVEMIVKELGLERCRHTRIGGGFVKGISGGERKRTSIGHEILVDPSLLLLDEPTSGLDSTSANRLLIILQGLAKAGRTIITTIHQPSSRMFHMFDKILLISEGYPVYYGKARESMEYFSSLRFIPEIPMNPAEFLLDLAAGQVSDINVPGDFLETRGSPDSEKAIIEFLQLKYKTQLEPKEKEENHKTTKTSEHLQLAIQVKRDWTMTWWEQFMVLSKRTFRERCKDYFDKLRLVQAVGVAVLLGLLWWKSKIDTEAHLRDQVGLLFYICIFWTSSSIFGAVYVFPFEKIYLVKERKADMYRLSVYYVCSTLCDMVAHVLYPTFFMLILYFMAGFKRTVPCFFLTLFAILLVAITSQGAGELFGAAVLSIKRSGMVASLLLMLFLLTGGYYVQHIPKFMRWLKYLSFIYYGFRLLLKVQYSGDELYECQSQGGCRTLQSSPSFNAVNLNGGLEEVWILLAMALAYRLCAYFCLRRRINICTL; this is encoded by the exons ATGGAAATTAAGAGAGATGATGAAATTGAGGTTATGTCATTGTCCGCCCCAACAATGGGAACTATGCAGATTGCTGGGAGTACTGGTTTTGGTCACAACATTGAGTTCATGTCTCAAGCCTACCTTAGAAATAGGTACTCAGAGATTGATTTAGAAGATGAGAGTTCTAATACCAACAAAGATCACCCTCTTCCAATATTTCTCAAG TTTGAAGATGTGGAGTATAAGGTGAGAAGTAGCCAAGCTTCCTCCAACAACCCGGTGAAGTCAGTTGTTTCCAAGGTAGCTACACAACTTAACATGGAGCAAGACAATTGCAAGCAGATATTGAAGGGTATAACTGGAAGCATCGGCCCTGGAGAAATCCTTGCTCTGATGGGTCCTTCTGGTAGTGGGAAAACAACCTTGTTAAAAGTGATAGGAGGAAGACTACTTGACAACGTTGAAGGAAAGATTACTTATAATGACATCCCATATAATGCAGTTGTTAAGAGGAG GATAGGATTTGTGACACAAGATGACGTGCTCTTCCCACAATTAACAGTGGAAGAAACCTTAGTTTTTGCTGCATTTTTAAGGCTTCCAAGCAATATGAgccaacaacaaaaatatgcaagAGTGGAGATGATTGTGAAGGAGCTAGGCCTTGAAAG ATGTCGTCACACAAGAATAGGAGGAGGATTTGTAAAAGGAATATCtggaggagaaagaaaaagaaccagCATTGGTCATGAAATTCTTGTTGATCCTTCGTTATTGTTGCTTGATGAACCTACTTCAGGTCTTGATTCTACCTCGGCCAATAGACTCCTTATAATTCTTCAAGGACTTGCTAAG GCAGGAAGGACAATAATCACAACCATCCATCAGCCATCAAGCAGAATGTTTCACATGTTTGACAAAATTCTGCTAATATCAGAAGGCTACCCTGTGTACTATGGGAAGGCTAGAGAGTCTATGGAGTATTTCTCATCGTTAAGGTTCATCCCAGAAATACCCATGAATCCTGCAGAGTTCTTGCTTGATTTAGCAGCTGGTCAAGTGAGTGACATAAATGTACCTGGAGATTTTTTGGAAACTCGAGGATCTCCTGACTCAGAGAAGGCCATCATCGAA TTTCtacaactcaaatacaaaactcaGCTGGAGcccaaggaaaaagaagaaaatcataaaacaacAAAGACATCAGAGCATCTTCAGTTAGCCATTCAAGTAAAGAGGGACTGGACAATGACTTGGTGGGAGCAATTCATGGTACTGTCAAAGAGAACATTTAGAGAAAGGTGCAAGGATTATTTTGATAAGCTAAGACTTGTTCAAGCAGTAGGAGTTGCAGTCTTGTTGGGCCTTCTTTGGTGGAAATCCAAGATTGACACCGAGGCTCATCTCAGAGATCAG GTCGGTTTGTTGTTCTACATTTGTATATTTTGgacatcatcatcaatttttggAGCAGTATACGTGTTCCcgtttgaaaaaatatatttggtgAAGGAAAGGAAAGCAGACATGTATAGATTAAGCGTATACTATGTGTGCAGCACCCTTTGTGACATGGTGGCACATGTTCTCTATCCTACGTTTTTCATGCTCATTTTGTATTTCATGGCTGGCTTCAAGAGAACTGTCCCTTGCTTCTTCCTGACATTATTTGCCATACTTTTGGTAGCAATAACAAGCCAG GGGGCAGGAGAGCTATTTGGAGCTGCAGTTTTGAGTATCAAAAGGTCTGGCATGGTTGCTTCTTTGCTATTAATGTTGTTTCTTCTCACTGGAGGTTACTATGTCCAG CACATACCAAAATTTATGAGGTGGTTGAAGTATTTGTCGTTCATATACTATGGCTTCAGACTTCTCTTGAAAGTGCAATATTCTGGAGACGAATTATATGAGTGCCAAAGCCAAGGAGGGTGCAGGACCCTGCAGAGTTCACCTTCTTTCAACGCAGTGAACCTGAATGGTGGATTGGAAGAAGTATGGATTCTGCTTGCCATGGCTCTAGCTTACCGGTTGTGTGCTTACTTTTGCCTTCGCAGAAGAATTAACATATGCACTCTTTGA